The following proteins come from a genomic window of Armigeres subalbatus isolate Guangzhou_Male unplaced genomic scaffold, GZ_Asu_2 Contig120, whole genome shotgun sequence:
- the LOC134202387 gene encoding uncharacterized protein LOC134202387: MEKVNKKCYSGSVDVISVPGDGNCFFYSVIQQMTGWTTFDTKFRNKSAELRKAVVQHLQNHKERMRDVLLGEIATLMEYNNYGTDEEKIIKFLQDLEKEGTWAGTESILAVKDLLGVNILVFNPRYASLRYTHGNGEGRTVQLYFNGINHYDSVWNNNVVHLANDKRNTKEQNLSINADRITGFEECEKIKVLNKIYWITVEDKRLKVRRIVEGKDSYLWAVSHQLSGINPGAKEFSELPEALKTDLLKLQGNEETQIMKPTREIWKKIADTWQKTVNIFEQNGLGGVFEPKENRAGHGEINLLQMNLNGESQIDSVEMVIQKQKGHNTEKSAVEGRAENSSKRDHMDYNKEEGITNSVLKIASINVRGCCQLSKRKEIDEELHKAAIDIAVLQEVNVSGTKIDTFNYEWWIADRRNNNNMRGLAILRRKNGKASVKNVKNVNKNIMSAIVQYEGVKEDWLLVNVHAPNTTANSFYANLGAYVNGNPKKQQMIILGDFNSQIGKEDAEEEELNRLGKFIGHHITNDNGEHMKIFLKIHKMNVVSMRYDKSVLVTWASTRHSSQIDHVLASEDTVVKIKYVRANWTTFQTDHKMLMIGLNTAQWKKDIKEKKLTKPTNPSNLQHKEQRKAYHEELQSYGPLEMEKCSITEAYSRVVEKVNNCAKKVLRKVKLSMTPKRKRL, translated from the exons ATGGAGAAAGTTAATAAGAAGTGCTACAGTGGAAGTGTTGATGTGATAAGCGTGCCAGGAGACGGAAATTGCTTTTTCTATTCGGTTATCCAGCAGATGACAGGATGGACGACATTCGATACcaaattccgaaacaaatcaGCGGAGTTGAGAAAGGCCGTGGTGCAGCATCTGCAAAATCATAAAGAACGAATGAGAGATGTCCTGCTGGGAGAAATTGCAACTCTGATGGAGTACAATAACTATGGAACGGACGaagaaaaaattataaaatttctgcAAGACTTGGAGAAGGAAGGTACGTGGGCAGGTACCGAATCTATATTGGCAGTAAAGGATTTATTGGGGGTGAATATATTGGTGTTCAACCCTCGATACGCTTCCTTGCGTTATACGCATGGCAATGGAGAAGGAAGGACAGTTCAATTGTATTTCAACGGAATAAACCATTACGATAGCGTCTGGAACAACAATGTAGTTCATTTAGCTAACGATAAGAGAAATACGAAAGAACAGAACTTGTCGATAaatgcagacagaatcacaggATTTGAAGAATGTGAGAAAATAAAAGTATTGAACAAAATATATTGGATAACAGTAGAGGATAAACGACTGAAAGTAAGAAGGATAGTGGAAGGTAAAGATAGTTATCTGTGGGCAGTCAGCCATCAATTAAGTGGAATAAACCCAGGagccaaagaattttccgaattgCCAGAAGCATTGAAAACTGATTTGTTGAAGCTACAGGGAAACGAAGAGACACAAATAATGAAACCGACTAGAGAAATTTGGAAAAAGATAGCTGACACGTGGCAGAAAACAGTGAATATATTTGAACAGAACGGGTTAGGAGGTGTTTTCGAACCAAAGGAAAATAGAGCAGGACATGGAGAAATCAATCTTCTTCAAATGAACTTGAATGGGGAAAGCCAAATAGACAGCGTTGAAATGGTGATACAAAAACAAAAAGGACACAACACGGAGAAATCAGCAGTTGAAGGAAGAGCTGAAAATTCATCGAAACGCGATCACATG GACTataacaaggaagaaggaataacaaATTCCGTTCTTAAAATAGCTTCGATAAATGTGAGAGGATGCTGTCAACTATCAAAAAGAAAGGAGATCGACGAGGAACTGCATAAAGCCGCCATTGACATTGCAGTTCTACAAGAAGTCAATGTGTCAGGAACAAAAATAGATACTTTCAATTATGAATGGTGGATAGCAGACCGCAGAAACAACAATAACATGAGAGGACTAGCCATATTAAGGCGAAAAAACGGGAAGGCTAGTGTGAAGAATGTTAAAAAtgtgaataaaaacataatGTCAGCTATAGTTCAGTATGAAGGAGTAAAAGAAGATTGGTTGTTGGTGAATGTACACGCTCCAAATACAACTGCCAACTCATTCTATGCCAATTTGGGAGCATATGTAAACGGAAATCCAAAAAAGCAGCAAATGATAATATTGGGAGATTTCAATTCCCAAATAGGAAAAGAGGATGCAGAAGAAGAGGAACTGAATAGGTTAGGGAAATTTATTGGACACCACATAACAAATGATAACGGCGAAcacatgaaaatatttttaaaaattcataaGATGAACGTAGTTTCTATGAGATACGATAAATCCGTGTTAGTAACTTGGGCAAGCACTCGACATAGTTCACAAATAGATCATGTATTAGCTTCAGAAGATACAGTAgttaaaattaaatatgttagAGCTAATTGGACCACATTTCAGACAGATCACAAAATGCTAATGATAGGGTTAAATACAGCACAATGGAAAAAAGATATCAAGGAAAAGAAGCTTACTAAACCAACTAATCCAAGTAATCTACaacacaaagaacaaagaaaagcGTACCACGAAGAACTGCAGAGCTATGGCCCACTAGAAATGGAAAAATGTTCTATCACAGAAGCTTATAGCAGGGTAGTAGAAAAAGTTAATAATTGTGCAAAAAAGGTACTAAGAAAGGTAAAACTTTCGATGACACCTAAGAGAAAAAGGCTTTAG
- the LOC134202384 gene encoding histone H4, giving the protein MTGRGKGGKGLGKGGAKRHRKVLRDNIQGITKPAIRRLARRGGVKRISGLIYEETRGVLKVFLENVIRDAVTYTEHAKRKTVTAMDVVYALKRQGRTLYGFGG; this is encoded by the coding sequence ATGACTGGACGTGGCAAGGGAGGCAAAGGACTCGGAAAAGGAGGCGCCAAGCGGCATCGCAAGGTTCTGCGTGATAACATCCAGGGTATCACCAAGCCCGCCATTCGTCGTCTGGCTCGACGTGGTGGTGTCAAGCGTATCTCCGGTCTCATCTATGAGGAAACCCGCGGCGTGCTGAAGGTGTTCCTGGAAAATGTGATCCGTGATGCTGTCACCTACACCGAACATGCCAAGCGCAAGACCGTTACCGCTATGGATGTCGTCTACGCTCTGAAGCGGCAGGGACGCACTCTCTACGGTTTCGGAGGTTAA